The window AACCACCGGCTGAACCACAATGCGGAAATTCTCCATGCCATGCAGCACGTCCTGGTTGAGCGTCAGCGCCATGGTGGACATCTGCCGGATGCGCTGTACATTGTGGGTGGAGTAATCCACATACGGCTGGTCGACATCCTGCCGCGCCACCCGGATGAGCGATACGATGGTTTCGATCAGGTCCTCGGGCGTCAGGTCTTCATGCGGGTATTCCATCAGGCCGAACGAGCAGGCATTCTGTACCGAAATGCCCATCTCCCGATAGCAGTTTTCAACGACTTCCCGAATCTGCTGCACCAGGCTGTCCCTCTCGTCGGCGCACAGCGACTGCACGATTGCCATGCAGCGCATGCCTTCCAACCGATAGAACGACATCTTCCATGCCATACTCTCCATCAGGCTGCCCGCGATATTCTTTAACAGTGCATCGGTGAAGCTGCGGCCCTTGGTGTTGTTGATCTCGGTGATGTTGTTTAAGCTAAAGCCAATGATGAGGGTCTTTTCCCCGCGCTGCTTCAAGCTGCGCAAGGGGTCAATGGCTGCCTGTTCGCGCGGGAAGTTGGTGATCGGGTCGATGACAAACTCCTTATCCTGATGGGTAATACGACCGGAGAAGAACAAGGGGGTCGTCTTTTCCAAATCCCATTTGAGCAGGCCATAGCAGCGTACCCATTTGATATTTCCATGGATGTCCCGCACCTGATACCGCAGATCGTGCAGCGTTCGCTTTTCCCGCAGCATGCGGGTGATGTCCTGCCAAAACAGGTCCTGGAACTCCGGGGTGCTGATGCGCAGCGACCACTGCCGCAGCAGACCGGGCACCACATTGCTGTGAAAACCGAAGTCTTCCCGCAGATTGTCCGATACATAGAACAGATTCTTCTGCATATCGCCAAAGTAGAAATAGCTTGACGGGTTCTGCTGGGCAATCGACTGAAAGAACGATTCGCTGTTGCAATAGGTGGCCGACAAAAAGCGCTGGAATACGCTCTCCGGCTGATCGACCGGGATGTCCCTTGTAGCCAGTCGGACGCTCTGTTTTTGGCCGATTTGCTGGTAATACTCCCGCTTGTCCTGATACATGATCTGGTCGGCCTGGGTCATCAGCGTTTCCAAGTTGAGCGGATGACGATTGGACCAAGTATAGCCGATTGCAAGATGATATTCGTCCTGATGGACCCGTACATGCAACGCATGCACCTGCTGTTCAAAGAAGCCTTCTTCGCAGCTGGGGTACAGCGCTACAAACTCGTCCCCGCCAATGCGGTAAATCAGGTCGGTGTCCAAGGTCTGTTTCATCAGTTGATAACAATGCCGGATCATCTCATCCCCGGCCGCATGGCCCATGGAATCATTCATGCGCTTGAGACCGGTAATGTCACAATAGATGACGCCCATGGACTCCATTTTCAGGTCGCCCTGGCAATACTCCGCCATGGCATTGCGGTTGAAGGCCCCGGTGAGCTGATCGCGGTAGCTCAGGTCGTGCAGGCAGGTGAGCAGATCGCGCCGCCGCAGGAGCGACGACACAAAATATCCGATGACATTGAGCAGCGGCGTAATCAGGCTGAACATCTGGTTGTCGGGGTTGTCGGCGCCCAGAAAACCAACGATCTTGCCGTCGATGGCAATGGGTCCCACCACCAGCGAAGAAATGCCCTGCGCCTTTAAGAGCGCATAAGAAGCCGGATATTTGGTGCGGATCTCCTCCATATCTTCGATGACGACCACATTGTTTTCCCGGAACAGGTCCATCCACCACCGAATGCTGTCGAGCGGTTCATTCTGTAAAATATCCTTTTGGGACATGGTCCCCGGCGCGCACCATTCATAGGTATTGCTGGTGCGTTCGTCCTCATAGATCTCAAAAATATAGGTGCGGTCACACAAAAACGTTTCCCCAATATAGGACAGCATCTTGTGGATGGATTCCTGCGGGGTGGTGCCGCTGAACACCTGGTGCAGGCATTCGTTTAAGATGGTTTCGCTGCGCGCATAGTAATACGGCGCTTTGCACACCACCCGGGTATCGATGTCGATGGCGATTTCGATGAGGTATTTGTGTCCATCGGCGTAGATGACGCTGTCTTTGATCAGGAAGTGGCTGTTCATGACCGGGTTTTTGTGGCTCCAGGAGATAAACTCGCCGGGCTGCAACGCCTGGTTGGTGCAGAACGGGCAGGGCTCCTGGCATCCCTGCAATACTTCATAACACTTTTTGCCCCGATACTCTTCATGGCTTTGGAACCCCAGAGTCTGGCGTAAATGTGCGTTCATGTAAACCAACAGGTTGGTCTCTATATCGGTCACATAGACCATTTCATCGAGTTTCTCGAAAAATTCCCAGATAAATTGTATTTCCATGCTTCCCTCTCCTTCAAAAAAGCAGACGAACGCTCTGCCACAGGGCCGTATCATTCCCTATTTTTTTCTACTACCCATAGTCTACCATTGGAATGGAATTCGTGCAACCCGCAGACGCATTGCTTTTGGTTTTGCCGTAAAAAATACCCGCTGCCGTTAAATTTGGACAGCGGGTACTATTTAGGCTTGTTCGCCAAAGATCTGTTTTTTCAGCCGGATACCGGTCGGTGTGGCAGCCAGACCGCCTTGCGCCGTTTCCTTGAGCGCACAGGGCATGGTATCGCCCACCTGCCGCATGGCAGAAACGCATTCGTCGACCGGGATTTTGCTCTCCACCCCGGCCAGCGCCATCTCGGCCGAAGTGAACGCAATCGCGACGCCGGATACATTGCGCTTGATGCACGGGATCTCGACCAGCCCCGCGACCGGGTCACACACCAGGCCGAGCTGGTTTTTGATCGCCATCGCGCACGCATGCGCGGCCTTGGTCGGTGTCCCACCCGCCAGTTCTACCAGCGCCGCGGCCGCCATCGCGGACGCCGAACCGCATTCGGCCTGACAGCCGCCCTGCGCGCCGGCAATCGAGGCGTTCTGCGCAATGACCATGCCGATGGCGCCTGCGGTGAACAGCGCCATCACAGCGGCATGCTCGTCGCACCGCCCTTCCTCCAGCATGGAGATGATTGTGCCCGGCAAAATGCCGCACGAGCCCGCCGTGGGCGCGGCCACGATC of the Intestinibacillus sp. Marseille-P6563 genome contains:
- the sdaAA gene encoding L-serine ammonia-lyase, iron-sulfur-dependent, subunit alpha translates to MLDYVSIAALCQAAEEAGKPVSEIVLADQAEQMETPAEELYARMARSLQVMRDAVREGKHPDLRSASGLTGGDAARMEAYAETGGLTGGFLNRAIARALAVSEYNAAMGKIVAAPTAGSCGILPGTIISMLEEGRCDEHAAVMALFTAGAIGMVIAQNASIAGAQGGCQAECGSASAMAAAALVELAGGTPTKAAHACAMAIKNQLGLVCDPVAGLVEIPCIKRNVSGVAIAFTSAEMALAGVESKIPVDECVSAMRQVGDTMPCALKETAQGGLAATPTGIRLKKQIFGEQA
- a CDS encoding EAL domain-containing protein produces the protein MEIQFIWEFFEKLDEMVYVTDIETNLLVYMNAHLRQTLGFQSHEEYRGKKCYEVLQGCQEPCPFCTNQALQPGEFISWSHKNPVMNSHFLIKDSVIYADGHKYLIEIAIDIDTRVVCKAPYYYARSETILNECLHQVFSGTTPQESIHKMLSYIGETFLCDRTYIFEIYEDERTSNTYEWCAPGTMSQKDILQNEPLDSIRWWMDLFRENNVVVIEDMEEIRTKYPASYALLKAQGISSLVVGPIAIDGKIVGFLGADNPDNQMFSLITPLLNVIGYFVSSLLRRRDLLTCLHDLSYRDQLTGAFNRNAMAEYCQGDLKMESMGVIYCDITGLKRMNDSMGHAAGDEMIRHCYQLMKQTLDTDLIYRIGGDEFVALYPSCEEGFFEQQVHALHVRVHQDEYHLAIGYTWSNRHPLNLETLMTQADQIMYQDKREYYQQIGQKQSVRLATRDIPVDQPESVFQRFLSATYCNSESFFQSIAQQNPSSYFYFGDMQKNLFYVSDNLREDFGFHSNVVPGLLRQWSLRISTPEFQDLFWQDITRMLREKRTLHDLRYQVRDIHGNIKWVRCYGLLKWDLEKTTPLFFSGRITHQDKEFVIDPITNFPREQAAIDPLRSLKQRGEKTLIIGFSLNNITEINNTKGRSFTDALLKNIAGSLMESMAWKMSFYRLEGMRCMAIVQSLCADERDSLVQQIREVVENCYREMGISVQNACSFGLMEYPHEDLTPEDLIETIVSLIRVARQDVDQPYVDYSTHNVQRIRQMSTMALTLNQDVLHGMENFRIVVQPVVSAVDGNVIGGETLLRWTFQGKDISPAVFIPILERGNMIHTAGRWVFEQAVRNCMRLITYNPSFYLTFNVSLHQLSDVHFLDFMTATLEKYRLDGSHLVAELTESCLDEQPEKLTKFVEGCDRLGIRIALDDFGSGYSSLRMLLQYPSSIIKLDRSLLTEMTESTDKKNFIASIVYACHRFGKKVCMEGVETQVQDTLIKDAGCDTIQGYYYYRPMEVSSLYKLVSRE